The following is a genomic window from Bacteroidia bacterium.
GTACCGGAACACGCAGTTCGGCGCACAATTTGTTCGTGGAGACGAATGACGACACGACGACGACCGACCCATGGATGTCCTCTTCGCACGGTACTCACGGTCGCAGTGCTGCTGCCGATTTTCGCCGGGAGCGCGGCAGCGCAACAGGCACCATCACGTGGTGGTGACCCTGCGGTTGTCTGTGGCGCGGATGTTCTTATCCGGGACTCGCTGCATCTGTGCCGCGGAAAACGCGTCGGCGTCATCACCAATCACACGGGAGTGCTGGGAGACGGCACGCTGTTGATCGACCGCTTGCGGCGGGAAGAGGGAGTGACGCTTGCGGCAATATTCAGTCCGGAGCACGGCCCGAACGGTTCCGCACCCGATGGCGCGTTTATTGCGGACGGAAAGGACGGCGATGTGAAGGTGTATTCACTGTACGGTACAGTACGCAAGCCGACGGCAGGTATGCTGGAGGGACTCGATGTCCTGCTGTATGATCTGCAGGACGCCGGGTCACGATACTATACCTACATCTCAACCCTCGCGTTGTGCCTGGAAGCGGCCGCCGGGGCCGGCATACCTCTCGTGGTGCTGGACAGACCCAATCCGCTCGGAGGAGAAATGATCGAGGGACCGCTCCGCCGTGAAGGTATGCAGTCATTCGTCGGGATGCTGCCCGTTCCCGTCAGGCACGGGATGACGGCAGGTGAGTTGGCGTCCATGATGATCGCGGAGGGGTGGATTCGTGCTTCCGGGGTGAAGCTGCACGTCATTCCCATGCGCGGTTGGAGTCGGTCCATGTATTACGAAGAAACGGGTCTGCGCTGGCTGCCACCGTCACCGAATCTCCGGACGGTTGAGGCGGCGCTCGCATACGCCGGCACCTGTCTGCTGGAGGGCAGCGCAATCAGCGAGGGGCGTGGAACGGATGCGCCCTTCCTGCAGTTTGGCGCGCCGTTTATCGATGGAGAAGAGGTCGCGGAGGCCTTGACCGTCCTGGGACTTCCCGGGGTGCGCTTCCATGCTGTGACCTTTACTCCTAAGGCAGACCACGGAAGCGCGCGACCAAAATTCGCGGGTGTGCCATGCTTCGGGATACGGCTGCATGTAACCGATCGGAAACTGTTCCGTCCTTTTGAAACCGGAAGAAAAATTCTGTCCGTGTTGCACCATCTCTATGGTGAAAGAATGGTGTTCACGTCGTATCTTGACAGTCTTGCTGGTGTGGCGGATTTTGCGGACCGCTGTGTGCGAATCCCTCCCGTATCGAATGAATGCGACTGGACCGAAGAGATTCGAGACTTCTTCCACCGCCGTACCGGCTATCTGCTCTACCACTGAATTTCCATTGGTACCCCCATGCGACGATCACTGCATCTTTTATTGTTCAGTATGCTGTTGCTTGCCTGTTCTTCCTGTCGTCACCATGCGGAAGACGCCCCCGGCAATACGGATAGTACCGTCGTACAGTCCGAGGTTCTTCCGCAGGATGAACAGGGGACGGCGGTGCGTCTCGACGATCCGCTGGTGCTTACGTACCGGTTTACGAAAGGCGAGAGCTTCGCTTATCAGATCCGGAAGAAGGAAAGTCTGTCCATGTTCCGGGATTCGCTGCTCGATGAGAAGAATGATGTAACGATCACCCGCTGGTACACCTTCAAAGTGCTGGAATCGCATTCGCAGGGAGGGGGACGTTTGCTCGCCGAATGCGTCCGCGTTCTCTATGACGGCCAGTACAGCGGGCCGTCGGGCAAACGGGAAATGAAATACGATTCGCGCGAGAACAACGCGCCAAACACGGAGCGATTGCTGTCCGAATTCAACGCCCCTGTAGGTCATCCCTTCGAGGTTGTGGTTGCACCCGATGGCCGCATCGCAGCCGTGGAGAAACTGGATGCGGTGATACGGAACTATATGAAAGAGGACTACGCCACCACCAAATCCGATCAGATCAAGGCGATCACGCAGGATTACGCCCAAACGGGGATAAAAAGCGTGCTGCAGCTCGTGTTTCAGAAATTGCATGACAAGCCGGTCGCGCAGGATTCCTCATGGGTCATCATCAATGCGCGGAAGCTCGGCTACCTGAGTTTGCGTGACGACGCGGTGTACACTTTTCATGGCATCACGGGCGCCGAACTTGGAAAACTTGCGCATATCGGCGTGCGACTCACCTCCACGTACACCGGGAATCCTTCCTTCGACACGGGACAGGGCTGGGCAACAATGAAGGATTTCGACATCGCCGGTGTTGGACGAACGTCCTTCAATCTGGACAAAGGTCGTGTCCATCGCCGCAGCATCTCGAATTCGGTCTTCGTCAATATGTTCGTGGAACCACCGGAGGAACTGAAGCGCCTTGCTCCGGACCAGGCACGTAACCATTGGTGGTCGCAAAAGGCCGTAACCGAAGACAACATCGAGCCCTACCAGCCCTGACGAAGCGGAGTACCACGGAATGAAACGCATCGCGGACAGGACGCTCATCATCCCTACGATCCGGCTTCGGGATGGCCGCTGCTGCCAGGTGCCTGTCGGTGAACCGGGAACCGAGGCCGCCTATCCGTCGGATCCCGCGGAACAGGCGGTTCTGTGGCGCCACGAGAACATGAAGATGCTGCATGTCATCGCCGAAGAATCCGCGGAGTGTACTCTGGAACAGCAGGTGCCGTTGCTGCAGCGCATCATCAACGCAGTCGAAATCTCGATTCAGGTCGAAGCACAATTTATGAGCGATATGGACTTTGTGCTCCTTTTTGAGCAGACCGGCGCCTATCGCGCTGTTCTGGACGAGAACCTGTCCGCGAATTTGGACCGGGTAGCGCATTTGATCGGCCGCTTCGGTCCGCGGAAAATCGTACCGTCGCTTCGCATCCGGCACGAGGCGACGACGGCGGACAGGGGGCCGCAGGAGGATGAAAGCGCCCTGCTACGGCAGGCCGAACAGCTCGCCGCCTGCGGTGTCGAACGTATCGTCATGGACGCGCGTCAAATTTCTTCTGGTCCCCCCATTCACAGTTTGCTTTCCCTCGTCGAACGAGCTAACTTGTCGGTTACGCTGAACGGTTCCGTTCGCGGTTTCCAGGATCTGAAGCTACTGTATCCACTTCGAGACAAGCGAATCGATTCCATTATTATGGAAAATGCGCTATATTCAAATGCTTTTCCGTGTCAGAAGATCTGGAGGCAGGCGGAACAGCAATTGGTCGTCCGGAACGAACCACTCTAGGCAGGTCACGGATGAAGCTCACAGCTATCATGGAAATTTGTCGCATACGACGGAATGCATTGACATTCAAGCGATTTTTCGTATATTTCGCTGTGAAATATTTTCACAATAACTCCAATGTTTTCAACGACTTCCGGGCCCTTACCATCGCCGACGCCTCCTCCTCCGGGACAAAATCCCGCATGAACCCGGATCCGACAGAAAAAATATCGACAAACTGGTTTCTTTACTTTGGTCATTGTTATCAGGTGTGCTTATGAGATTAACCGTCCTGCGATCTTGTGTTTTGATCGCAAGCCTGCTGCTCGTGTCATCAATCGGGTTGGCACAGACCGTCTACAGCCCTGACGTCTCGCGCGTTTTCGTCAGTGGTTTCATGGGGTTGAACCACAATACAAACATGGGTGATTTCAAGACGGACTGCGACTGTCTTTTCGAGGGCAGCTTCGGTCTCGGGAATGTCGGGGCCATTATCGGTGCCGACATCACATACGCCTGGTCGCCGTCATGGGCCGTTATGGCCAAGGTGTATTACGACAACAAGCACACGCGCGAGTCCTATGAGCGCGAGATCTCTACCCCCATTGCCACCGGCCAGCAGGTCATCGTCAACGGTGTGAATTACGAGGAAATTGGAGATGTCAGTCTCTCGTATTTCACGGTCGGACTGTTCGGTCGCTGGCAGCCGCGCCTCGCGCGCTGGTATGTGTTCGCCGGGCCCACTGTCGGACTTGCGGTGGCGTCGCAGGTGCAACACAATCAGGAAATCGTCGATCCGGATCTCTCGTATCGTGAATTGCTGGATACCAAGCGCCAGGTGTCCACTGGAGATTTCGACGGCACGCTTCGTCTCGAGGCGAGTGTCGGTTTCGGGTATGATTATATAATTCGCCCGCGCTGGTACGTCAACCCTGAAATCAGGGTCGGCTACCCGTTGACAAAAATCACCGACACGATCAATGACCGCAACAAGAGTATTCCTATCGATGACTGGAAAGTCATGTCGGTACAACTCTCTATCGGTCTGAAGTACGAAGCATTCTAATTCACGAACGTTCCACCTACCGGATACTGATTCCATGCAACGATTTGCTACTCTAACTCTTGTCGGTTTCGTCGTGTGCATCGCTTTGCTCGCCGGCTGCGCGGGAAGCGATCCGGCGGATATCGCCCTCGTCACGGGAGGCGTCGTCGAAAATCTCGGTGAGAACGTCAACTCCGCGTGGGACGATTACGCCCCGGCGGTCACCGCGAACGGGACACTGTTCTTCACCTCACGTCGGCCCAATCCCCGCCGTCAGGACTTCATGGATGACGTCTACCGCGTCAACCATATCGAGAGAAACTGGGAAAAACCGGTCTATCTCTCCGAAGTGATCAATACGCCCGAATCACAGGGTGCGATCTCCATTTCACCCGACGGCCGTACGCTGTACCTCGCTCTCTGCCGCCAGCCCGACGGCTTCGGAAAATGTGACATTTACATTGCCGAGTGGAACGAGCGCGGCACCGAATGGTCAAAAGCCAGAAATCTCGACAATCCCGAAGGGAAGGACCTTACGCTTACCACCATCGTCGATAATTTCGACAAGATCAATACCACGTACTGGGAATCGCAGCCGTCCATCTCCCCGGATGGCCGTACGTTGTACTTCGCGTCCGACAGGCCCGGCGGTTACGGCGGGACCGATCTCTGGATGTCGCAGAAGCAACTCGACGGAAGCTGGGGACGTCCGGTGAATCTTGGTCCGGATGTGAACACCAAAGGCGAGGAGCGCACACCTTCCATCGCGTTTGACGGTCGCACGCTGTATTACGCATCCGATGGCTATCCCGATGGCGAGAATTCAAAAGCGGCAGGTGGTATGGATCTCTATGTCACGCGCGCGCAGGGGAGCCGTTGGTCGCGTCCCATGAATCTTGGCTATCCGATCAACTCCAAGAATGATGACGTCTTCATTTCGTCTACCCTTTCCGGCGATACGCTCTACTTCGCATCCAACCGTCCGGGTGGATACGGCGGCTTCGATCTGTATCTCCTGCTCGATCCGCCATTCCCGCCGGATGCCGTCGTCAATATCGTCGGCGTTGTCACCGACATTGAAACCAGCCGTCCGCTCGCATCCACCCCGATCACTATCGAGGATTATGGAACCGGCGAGATTGTGAACAGATTCCAGAGCCTCGAAAGCGGGCAGTTCCAGTTCATCGTTCCCGCCGGACGCGAGTATCGCATCAGCGCGGAACAGAAGGGCTATCTGTTCAAATCCGATGTCTTCGAAGTGCCAGAACTTACCGTGTATCGTCGCCTCGAGAAGAACATTGCTCTCGAACCGATACCGCCCATCGTCACGGTGCCGCCGAAAACAAACCTCACCGTGCTGTTCGATTTCGATAAAGCCACATTACGTCCGGAATCCAAGCCGGAACTCGAACGTGCGATCCGCTTTATTCTCCAGAATCCCGGAAGACGCTTCGAAATCTCGGCGCACACGGATGCTCTCGGTACGGAAGAATACAACCTCGACCTCAGCGAACGCCGCGCGGCCGCCGTACGGAAATACCTCATCGGCAGCGGTGTACCCGAGGATATCATCGTTTCCAAGGGGTACGGCGAAGCGCAGCCGATCGATGATAACGAAACACCGCAGGGTCGCCAGCGCAACAGGCGTGTGGAACTCTCTGTCATCGAGTAATCTCGATTAGCCCGACAACAGTTTGATTCAGGTAGATACGGAGATAGAACTATGAACCGTGCGTACTCATCCATTTTTGCCAGAGTCACCATGCGGGTGCTCTTCGCGGC
Proteins encoded in this region:
- a CDS encoding HisA/HisF-related TIM barrel protein produces the protein MKRIADRTLIIPTIRLRDGRCCQVPVGEPGTEAAYPSDPAEQAVLWRHENMKMLHVIAEESAECTLEQQVPLLQRIINAVEISIQVEAQFMSDMDFVLLFEQTGAYRAVLDENLSANLDRVAHLIGRFGPRKIVPSLRIRHEATTADRGPQEDESALLRQAEQLAACGVERIVMDARQISSGPPIHSLLSLVERANLSVTLNGSVRGFQDLKLLYPLRDKRIDSIIMENALYSNAFPCQKIWRQAEQQLVVRNEPL
- a CDS encoding PorT family protein — protein: MRLTVLRSCVLIASLLLVSSIGLAQTVYSPDVSRVFVSGFMGLNHNTNMGDFKTDCDCLFEGSFGLGNVGAIIGADITYAWSPSWAVMAKVYYDNKHTRESYEREISTPIATGQQVIVNGVNYEEIGDVSLSYFTVGLFGRWQPRLARWYVFAGPTVGLAVASQVQHNQEIVDPDLSYRELLDTKRQVSTGDFDGTLRLEASVGFGYDYIIRPRWYVNPEIRVGYPLTKITDTINDRNKSIPIDDWKVMSVQLSIGLKYEAF
- a CDS encoding DUF6263 family protein is translated as MRRSLHLLLFSMLLLACSSCRHHAEDAPGNTDSTVVQSEVLPQDEQGTAVRLDDPLVLTYRFTKGESFAYQIRKKESLSMFRDSLLDEKNDVTITRWYTFKVLESHSQGGGRLLAECVRVLYDGQYSGPSGKREMKYDSRENNAPNTERLLSEFNAPVGHPFEVVVAPDGRIAAVEKLDAVIRNYMKEDYATTKSDQIKAITQDYAQTGIKSVLQLVFQKLHDKPVAQDSSWVIINARKLGYLSLRDDAVYTFHGITGAELGKLAHIGVRLTSTYTGNPSFDTGQGWATMKDFDIAGVGRTSFNLDKGRVHRRSISNSVFVNMFVEPPEELKRLAPDQARNHWWSQKAVTEDNIEPYQP
- a CDS encoding DUF1343 domain-containing protein, coding for MTTRRRPTHGCPLRTVLTVAVLLPIFAGSAAAQQAPSRGGDPAVVCGADVLIRDSLHLCRGKRVGVITNHTGVLGDGTLLIDRLRREEGVTLAAIFSPEHGPNGSAPDGAFIADGKDGDVKVYSLYGTVRKPTAGMLEGLDVLLYDLQDAGSRYYTYISTLALCLEAAAGAGIPLVVLDRPNPLGGEMIEGPLRREGMQSFVGMLPVPVRHGMTAGELASMMIAEGWIRASGVKLHVIPMRGWSRSMYYEETGLRWLPPSPNLRTVEAALAYAGTCLLEGSAISEGRGTDAPFLQFGAPFIDGEEVAEALTVLGLPGVRFHAVTFTPKADHGSARPKFAGVPCFGIRLHVTDRKLFRPFETGRKILSVLHHLYGERMVFTSYLDSLAGVADFADRCVRIPPVSNECDWTEEIRDFFHRRTGYLLYH
- a CDS encoding OmpA family protein, producing MQRFATLTLVGFVVCIALLAGCAGSDPADIALVTGGVVENLGENVNSAWDDYAPAVTANGTLFFTSRRPNPRRQDFMDDVYRVNHIERNWEKPVYLSEVINTPESQGAISISPDGRTLYLALCRQPDGFGKCDIYIAEWNERGTEWSKARNLDNPEGKDLTLTTIVDNFDKINTTYWESQPSISPDGRTLYFASDRPGGYGGTDLWMSQKQLDGSWGRPVNLGPDVNTKGEERTPSIAFDGRTLYYASDGYPDGENSKAAGGMDLYVTRAQGSRWSRPMNLGYPINSKNDDVFISSTLSGDTLYFASNRPGGYGGFDLYLLLDPPFPPDAVVNIVGVVTDIETSRPLASTPITIEDYGTGEIVNRFQSLESGQFQFIVPAGREYRISAEQKGYLFKSDVFEVPELTVYRRLEKNIALEPIPPIVTVPPKTNLTVLFDFDKATLRPESKPELERAIRFILQNPGRRFEISAHTDALGTEEYNLDLSERRAAAVRKYLIGSGVPEDIIVSKGYGEAQPIDDNETPQGRQRNRRVELSVIE